CCCGAACACGCGGGCACCGTGCGCGGCGAGCTCGGCCTGGTGGTCCCGAAACGCACAGCCTTGGGGCGAGCACCCGCGCGCGCCGGGGATCGCGTCCCAGCCGTCGGGGTCGTCGTGGTCGGGTGACGAACGCGGGTAGAGGTAGACGACCACAGTGCCCGGCTGCTGCGCGAGCGTGACGGGCCCGTCGGTGGACGCAAGCGCAACGGCCGGAAACGCCATCCCCTCGAGGTGCGCACAGGCGCCGTCGTCGAGCGGTTCGGGCAAGTTGTCGGGCAAGACCGGGGTGTTCATTCAGCCCTCCGAGGGCAATCGGTGTGTTGGGAAACACTCAG
This genomic stretch from Pseudomonadota bacterium harbors:
- a CDS encoding peroxiredoxin — protein: MNTPVLPDNLPEPLDDGACAHLEGMAFPAVALASTDGPVTLAQQPGTVVVYLYPRSSPDHDDPDGWDAIPGARGCSPQGCAFRDHQAELAAHGARVFG